The Roseococcus microcysteis genome contains a region encoding:
- a CDS encoding Bug family tripartite tricarboxylate transporter substrate binding protein has protein sequence MSRRAGLALLGLPALSLRSAQAQTDAFPSRPMRFFVPVAAGGSADAQARLVAQRLSERWGQGVVVENRPGANGVVAAQAFLQAPPDGHTIYATPSGPIAINPHLYRRLPYDPFRDFAFASLISVIPLVLVAHPSLPANTLQEFLALSRRQGDALAHASAGIGTPSHLTIAMTRAMGQGGNPTHVPFGGSAPALTSLVSGHTMAMWDAAVSAAPFVRDNRLKAIAVAHPTRLTLLPDVPTTAEQGVPELLSATWMSLCAHAATPPDRVRRLSAEVDRILSQPDLRELLASQGAIVRGGTPEEFATFARAESEKWGRLVRETGASMD, from the coding sequence ATGTCCCGCCGGGCCGGGCTGGCGCTGCTCGGACTGCCGGCCCTCTCCCTTCGCTCAGCCCAGGCCCAGACCGACGCCTTTCCCAGCCGGCCGATGCGCTTCTTCGTGCCGGTCGCGGCCGGCGGCTCGGCCGATGCGCAGGCGCGGCTGGTGGCGCAGCGGCTGTCCGAGCGCTGGGGACAGGGGGTGGTCGTGGAAAACCGCCCCGGCGCCAATGGCGTCGTCGCCGCCCAGGCCTTCCTCCAGGCGCCGCCTGATGGGCACACCATCTACGCCACCCCTTCGGGCCCGATCGCGATCAACCCGCACCTCTATCGCCGCCTGCCCTATGACCCGTTCCGCGACTTCGCCTTCGCCTCGCTGATCAGCGTGATTCCGCTGGTGCTGGTGGCGCACCCCTCGCTGCCGGCCAACACGCTGCAGGAATTCCTGGCCCTGTCGCGGCGGCAGGGGGATGCGCTGGCGCATGCCTCGGCGGGCATCGGCACGCCCTCCCACCTGACGATCGCGATGACGCGCGCCATGGGACAGGGCGGCAACCCGACCCATGTGCCCTTCGGCGGCTCGGCGCCGGCGCTGACCTCGCTGGTCTCGGGGCACACCATGGCGATGTGGGATGCCGCGGTCTCGGCCGCGCCCTTCGTGCGGGACAACCGGCTGAAGGCCATCGCGGTCGCCCATCCCACGCGCCTCACGCTGCTGCCCGACGTGCCGACCACGGCCGAACAGGGCGTGCCCGAACTGCTCTCCGCCACCTGGATGAGCCTCTGCGCCCATGCGGCCACGCCGCCCGACCGCGTGCGGCGCCTTTCGGCCGAGGTGGACCGCATCCTGAGCCAGCCTGATCTGCGCGAGCTGCTGGCCAGCCAGGGCGCCATCGTGCGCGGCGGCACGCCGGAGGAGTTCGCCACCTTCGCCCGCGCCGAGAGCGAGAAATGGGGCCGGCTCGTGCGCGAGACCGGCGCCTCCATGGACTGA
- a CDS encoding (2Fe-2S)-binding protein encodes MIPLNVNARAVTVEAAPDTPLLWVLREHLGLTGTKYGCGVASCGACTVHLDGEAVRSCAIAVGDVGARAVTTIEGLPGGAQNPLVRAWVAVQTPQCGYCQTGQIMQAATLLARSPRPSREEILDHMQGNLCRCATYNQVVDAIQHAAREA; translated from the coding sequence ATGATCCCGCTCAACGTCAACGCGCGCGCGGTCACGGTCGAAGCGGCCCCCGACACGCCGCTGCTGTGGGTGCTGCGCGAGCATCTCGGCCTGACCGGCACCAAATATGGCTGCGGCGTCGCTTCCTGCGGCGCCTGCACGGTGCATCTGGATGGGGAGGCGGTGCGGTCCTGCGCCATCGCGGTGGGGGATGTCGGCGCGCGCGCCGTGACCACCATCGAGGGCCTGCCCGGCGGCGCCCAGAATCCGCTGGTGCGCGCCTGGGTCGCGGTGCAGACGCCGCAATGCGGCTACTGCCAGACCGGGCAGATCATGCAGGCCGCCACGCTGCTGGCGCGCAGCCCGCGGCCCAGCCGCGAGGAAATCCTGGACCACATGCAAGGCAATCTCTGCCGCTGCGCCACCTACAACCAGGTGGTGGACGCCATCCAGCACGCGGCGCGGGAGGCGTGA
- a CDS encoding xanthine dehydrogenase family protein molybdopterin-binding subunit, whose amino-acid sequence MSMGTTLTRRGVLAGGLAFTFAFTAGEGAAAQADAGPLNAYVGIAPDGTITIQAPVPEMGQGTNTALPLIVAEELDADWEKVRIETAPVRAAYDSPVFRSQFVVASLSVRGYWMPLRMAGAQARRVLLDAVAARWGVPVEELTTEPSTVVHAASGRRMSYGEVASFARAPDTLPEITPAALKPVSAFRLVGRDVARFDVPAKARGQTLFAIDVRLPGMLHATVARSPGLGARPLSHNGAALLQRPGITHVLPLDQGVAIVGERVETVLAARRELTVQWSPGEGAAHDSEAALASYLEDVRDATKAGVQVVRTGEPEQALAGAARVHSAEFTSDYVYHGQMEPLTCVASVTEAGAEIWAGTQWPSLVRDEAARILGIPAERVTVHMLTMGGGFGRRAAIDYAVEAVQVARAVGRPVKVMATREDDMANAHVRPMTAHRIEVGLDAAGRITAWRHRLASDLVVPQLYGRARLEAQRGVDHIVTYHANVAHYDVPATLTQHLYREHGVRTAPWRGIGAGPNAFAVEAVVDDLARQSQTDPLAYRLALLRDARARAVVEAVGAMAEWNRPREGTHLGIGFAKLGLPQLGEALAATVAEVALDRASGTLRVLRLWCAADVGLAVQPRNAMRQIESSLLWGVSSALTERLTIREGAVQQSNFTDYEMLRAPETPEVQVRLVGGGEVPLPVAELGLGTVAPAISNAVMVATGRRLAAIPFTRERVRAALAG is encoded by the coding sequence ATGAGCATGGGCACCACCCTCACCCGACGCGGCGTGCTGGCCGGCGGCCTGGCCTTCACCTTCGCCTTCACGGCCGGCGAGGGCGCGGCGGCGCAAGCCGATGCGGGGCCGCTCAACGCCTATGTGGGCATCGCGCCCGACGGCACCATCACCATCCAGGCTCCGGTGCCCGAGATGGGCCAGGGCACCAACACCGCCCTGCCGCTGATCGTCGCGGAGGAACTCGACGCCGACTGGGAGAAGGTCCGCATCGAGACGGCGCCGGTGCGCGCGGCCTATGACAGCCCCGTCTTCCGCAGCCAGTTCGTGGTGGCGAGCCTCTCCGTGCGCGGCTACTGGATGCCGCTGCGCATGGCCGGCGCCCAGGCGCGGCGCGTGCTGCTGGACGCGGTGGCGGCGCGCTGGGGCGTGCCGGTGGAAGAGCTCACCACCGAGCCCAGCACCGTGGTGCACGCCGCTTCGGGTCGCCGCATGAGCTATGGCGAGGTGGCCTCCTTCGCGCGCGCCCCCGACACCCTGCCCGAGATCACGCCCGCCGCGCTGAAGCCCGTCTCCGCCTTCCGCCTGGTCGGGCGCGACGTGGCGCGCTTCGACGTGCCGGCCAAGGCGCGGGGGCAGACGCTCTTCGCGATTGACGTGCGCCTGCCCGGGATGCTGCACGCGACCGTGGCGCGCTCGCCCGGGCTGGGCGCGCGCCCGCTGTCGCACAATGGCGCGGCGCTGCTGCAACGGCCCGGCATCACCCATGTGCTGCCGCTCGACCAGGGTGTCGCCATCGTGGGTGAGCGGGTGGAGACGGTGCTGGCCGCACGCCGGGAGCTGACGGTGCAATGGTCGCCCGGCGAGGGGGCCGCGCATGATTCCGAGGCGGCGCTGGCCTCCTACCTCGAGGATGTGCGCGACGCCACGAAGGCCGGCGTGCAGGTCGTCCGCACCGGTGAGCCGGAGCAGGCCCTGGCCGGCGCCGCGCGCGTCCACAGCGCGGAGTTCACCTCGGACTATGTCTATCACGGCCAGATGGAGCCGCTGACCTGCGTGGCCTCGGTCACCGAGGCCGGTGCCGAGATCTGGGCCGGCACCCAATGGCCGAGCCTGGTGCGTGACGAGGCGGCGCGCATCCTCGGCATCCCGGCGGAGCGGGTGACGGTCCATATGCTCACCATGGGCGGCGGCTTCGGCCGGCGCGCGGCCATCGACTATGCGGTGGAGGCGGTGCAGGTCGCGCGTGCCGTGGGCCGCCCCGTGAAGGTGATGGCGACGCGCGAGGACGACATGGCCAATGCCCATGTCCGGCCGATGACGGCGCACCGCATCGAGGTGGGGCTGGATGCGGCGGGGCGCATCACCGCCTGGCGCCACCGCCTGGCCTCGGACCTGGTGGTGCCCCAGCTCTATGGCCGCGCGCGGCTGGAGGCGCAGCGGGGCGTGGACCACATCGTCACCTATCACGCCAATGTCGCGCATTACGACGTGCCGGCGACGCTGACCCAGCACCTCTACCGCGAGCACGGGGTGCGGACGGCCCCCTGGCGCGGCATCGGCGCGGGCCCCAACGCCTTCGCGGTGGAGGCGGTGGTGGACGACCTGGCGCGGCAATCGCAAACCGACCCGCTGGCCTATCGCCTCGCGCTGCTGCGCGACGCGCGCGCCCGCGCGGTGGTCGAGGCGGTGGGCGCCATGGCCGAATGGAACCGCCCGCGCGAGGGCACGCATCTGGGCATCGGCTTCGCCAAGCTCGGCCTGCCGCAGCTGGGCGAGGCCCTGGCGGCGACCGTCGCCGAGGTGGCGCTGGACCGCGCTTCCGGCACGCTGCGGGTGCTGCGCCTGTGGTGCGCGGCGGATGTGGGCCTCGCAGTGCAGCCGCGCAACGCCATGCGGCAGATCGAATCCTCGCTGCTCTGGGGCGTCTCCAGCGCCTTGACCGAGCGGCTCACCATCCGCGAGGGCGCCGTGCAGCAGAGCAATTTCACCGACTACGAGATGCTGCGCGCGCCCGAAACGCCCGAGGTGCAGGTGCGCCTCGTAGGCGGGGGCGAGGTGCCGCTTCCCGTGGCGGAGCTTGGCCTGGGCACCGTGGCGCCGGCCATCTCCAACGCGGTGATGGTTGCGACGGGAAGGCGCCTCGCGGCCATTCCCTTCACACGGGAGCGGGTTCGCGCCGCCCTGGCCGGCTGA
- a CDS encoding 5-methyltetrahydropteroyltriglutamate--homocysteine S-methyltransferase: MTALRPFRADHVGSLLRTGTLKAAREATLAGRMSLAELQEVEDQEIAALVAKQEAIGLHSVTDGEFRRAYWHFDFLERLPGVSSEAGDSGMNFKGGVGVPKTLRINDRVGYAAHPMVGHFRYLATRARQTPKMTIPGPSMLHYRGGRKMMAPGLYPDMDEFYADVGRAYAGAVADMYAAGCRYLQLDDISFAYLCDPAQREMLRERGDDPDRQPGIYAGMVATALAEKPADLLITMHLCRGNFRSTFIASGGYEPVAEVLFNAMPVDGYFMEWDTDRAGGFEPLRFLPKGKTVVLGLVTSKTGTLESKDDIKRRIEEAAKFAPLDQLCLSPQCGFASTQEGNTLAEEEQWRKLEMIVEVAREVWGTAA; encoded by the coding sequence ATGACCGCACTTCGCCCCTTCCGCGCCGACCATGTCGGCAGCCTCCTGCGCACCGGCACGCTCAAGGCCGCGCGCGAAGCGACCCTCGCCGGCCGCATGAGCCTGGCCGAATTGCAGGAGGTGGAGGACCAGGAGATCGCGGCGCTCGTCGCGAAGCAGGAAGCGATCGGCCTGCACAGCGTCACCGATGGCGAGTTCCGCCGCGCCTATTGGCATTTCGACTTCCTGGAGCGCCTGCCCGGCGTCTCCTCCGAAGCGGGCGACAGCGGCATGAACTTCAAGGGCGGCGTGGGCGTGCCCAAAACGCTGCGGATCAATGACCGCGTGGGCTACGCGGCGCATCCCATGGTGGGCCATTTCCGCTACCTCGCCACGCGCGCGCGGCAGACGCCCAAGATGACCATCCCCGGCCCCTCCATGCTGCACTACCGGGGCGGGCGGAAGATGATGGCGCCCGGCCTCTATCCCGACATGGACGAGTTCTACGCCGATGTGGGCCGCGCCTATGCCGGCGCGGTGGCGGACATGTATGCCGCGGGCTGCCGCTACCTTCAGCTCGACGACATCTCCTTCGCCTATCTCTGCGATCCGGCGCAGCGCGAGATGCTGCGCGAGCGCGGCGACGACCCGGATCGCCAGCCCGGGATCTATGCCGGCATGGTGGCCACCGCGCTCGCCGAAAAGCCCGCGGACCTGCTCATCACCATGCATCTCTGCCGGGGCAATTTCCGCTCCACCTTCATCGCCTCGGGCGGCTACGAGCCGGTGGCGGAGGTGCTGTTCAACGCCATGCCGGTGGATGGCTACTTCATGGAATGGGACACCGACCGCGCGGGCGGGTTCGAGCCGCTGCGCTTCCTGCCCAAGGGCAAGACGGTGGTGCTCGGCCTCGTCACCTCCAAGACCGGCACGCTGGAGAGCAAGGACGACATCAAGCGCCGCATCGAGGAGGCCGCGAAATTCGCGCCGCTCGACCAGCTCTGCCTCAGCCCGCAATGCGGCTTCGCCTCGACGCAGGAGGGCAACACCCTCGCGGAGGAGGAGCAGTGGCGGAAGCTCGAGATGATCGTCGAGGTGGCGCGCGAGGTCTGGGGCACCGCGGCCTGA
- a CDS encoding Bug family tripartite tricarboxylate transporter substrate binding protein, with translation MALGTTALAMMAPGARAQTVPRNVRMLVGFAAGGPTDLVARLYAERLRPNYAPAALVENRPGATGRLALEAVRTAEPDGATMLMSPASVMTLQPHIFPREARHDALTDFVPVCTLCEFAFAIAVPASHPAQSFAELTIWLRAQTGPDVAFGSPGAGSGGHFVGDMVGRALGVTMNHVPYRGAAPAVTDAVAGNIPIVVTVLSDVMPHHGRGLRILAISGPERVSRLPDVPTIAESGFRDLIVTDWMGLFLPARTPNAIALSLYNTVAAAAATPEVRSALDRLEFLPIITRPDDFAARIGRERENWARIVRDSGFRPET, from the coding sequence ATGGCGCTCGGAACCACGGCGCTGGCCATGATGGCGCCAGGCGCGCGGGCGCAGACCGTGCCGCGCAACGTGCGGATGCTGGTGGGCTTCGCCGCTGGCGGCCCCACCGACCTGGTGGCCCGCCTCTATGCCGAACGGCTGCGCCCCAACTACGCCCCGGCCGCGCTGGTGGAGAACCGGCCCGGCGCCACGGGCCGCCTCGCGCTGGAGGCGGTCCGCACCGCCGAGCCCGACGGCGCCACCATGCTCATGTCGCCGGCCAGCGTGATGACGCTGCAGCCGCACATCTTCCCACGTGAGGCGCGGCACGATGCGCTGACCGATTTCGTGCCGGTCTGCACCCTCTGCGAATTCGCCTTCGCCATCGCGGTGCCGGCCAGCCATCCGGCGCAGAGCTTCGCCGAACTCACCATCTGGCTGCGCGCCCAGACGGGGCCCGATGTCGCCTTCGGCTCACCCGGCGCGGGTTCGGGCGGGCATTTCGTGGGGGACATGGTGGGCCGCGCGCTGGGCGTCACCATGAACCACGTGCCCTATCGCGGCGCCGCGCCGGCGGTGACGGATGCCGTCGCGGGCAACATCCCCATCGTGGTCACGGTGCTGTCGGACGTCATGCCGCACCATGGCCGCGGGCTGCGCATCCTGGCCATCTCGGGCCCCGAGCGCGTGTCGCGCCTGCCCGATGTGCCGACCATCGCCGAAAGCGGCTTCCGCGATCTGATCGTCACCGACTGGATGGGCCTGTTCCTGCCCGCCCGCACGCCCAACGCCATCGCGCTGTCGCTCTACAACACCGTCGCCGCGGCGGCGGCGACGCCCGAGGTCCGAAGCGCGCTGGACCGGCTGGAATTCCTGCCCATCATCACGCGTCCCGATGACTTCGCCGCGCGCATCGGGCGCGAGCGGGAGAACTGGGCCCGCATCGTGCGCGACAGCGGCTTCCGGCCGGAGACCTGA
- a CDS encoding acyl-CoA thioesterase, which yields MDMAEPRLVHRRVLTIEWGDCDPAGIVFYPRYFAMFDASTAALFHAALGMPKIAWTARFGILGIPMVDTRAKFHIPAVYGDEVVIESRITAFRRSSFDVAHRLLKADGALGVEGFETRVWTVREAEGGRIRSAPIPEEVTAAFA from the coding sequence ATGGACATGGCTGAACCGCGCCTGGTCCACCGCCGCGTGCTGACGATCGAGTGGGGCGATTGCGACCCCGCCGGCATCGTCTTCTACCCGCGTTACTTCGCCATGTTCGATGCCTCGACGGCGGCGCTGTTCCACGCCGCGCTGGGCATGCCCAAGATCGCCTGGACGGCGCGCTTCGGCATATTGGGCATTCCCATGGTGGACACGCGGGCGAAGTTCCACATCCCGGCGGTCTATGGCGACGAGGTGGTGATCGAGAGCCGCATCACCGCCTTTCGCCGCTCCTCCTTCGACGTGGCGCACCGGCTGCTGAAGGCCGATGGGGCGCTGGGCGTCGAAGGCTTCGAGACGCGCGTCTGGACGGTGCGCGAGGCCGAGGGCGGGCGCATCCGCTCCGCGCCCATTCCGGAGGAGGTGACGGCCGCCTTCGCCTGA
- a CDS encoding thiolase family protein, translated as MTALHTSWEDAWLLAGARTPFADLGGPLGLVSPIDLGIKAARAALAKVGLDGSEIGFVVAGSVAQASFDAYMLPRHIGLYAGVPVEVPALLVQRVCGTGIEAITQAATAVERHGVRFALAAGAESMSRNPIAAFTHRGGFGLGAPVEFKDFLWEALLDPACGLTMGGTAEELARRHGFTRAEVDAYAARSFERALAARAAGFFDEEIVPVVNEAFTRAGVKDRGIHLPRKVESVAADTHPRPSPVEQLAKIRPAFGGLQTGGNSSAVVDGAAAAIIASGAEVKGRAPLARLVAATAIGCPPEIMGIGPVPAIRALLERTGLTLDKIALVEINEAFGAQVMACARELELDEARLNVNGGAIAIGHPLAATGVRLCVTVAREMRRRGARHGIASACIGGGQGIALLLENPDGHG; from the coding sequence ATGACCGCCCTGCACACGAGCTGGGAGGACGCCTGGCTGCTCGCCGGCGCCCGCACCCCCTTCGCCGATCTGGGCGGGCCATTGGGCCTCGTCTCGCCCATTGACCTCGGCATCAAGGCGGCGCGCGCGGCGCTCGCCAAGGTGGGGCTCGATGGGTCGGAGATCGGCTTCGTCGTCGCGGGCTCCGTCGCGCAGGCCAGCTTCGACGCCTACATGCTGCCGCGGCACATCGGCCTCTATGCCGGCGTGCCGGTCGAGGTGCCGGCGCTGCTGGTGCAGCGGGTCTGCGGCACGGGCATCGAGGCCATCACCCAGGCCGCGACGGCGGTGGAACGGCATGGGGTGCGCTTCGCCCTCGCCGCCGGCGCCGAGAGCATGAGCCGCAACCCCATCGCCGCCTTCACCCATCGCGGCGGCTTCGGCCTGGGCGCGCCGGTCGAGTTCAAGGACTTCCTGTGGGAGGCCCTGCTGGACCCCGCCTGCGGCCTGACCATGGGCGGCACGGCGGAGGAGCTGGCGCGGCGCCACGGCTTCACCCGCGCCGAGGTGGACGCCTATGCCGCGCGCAGCTTCGAGCGCGCCCTGGCCGCGCGCGCGGCGGGCTTCTTCGACGAGGAAATCGTGCCCGTCGTGAACGAGGCCTTCACCCGCGCGGGCGTGAAGGACCGCGGCATCCACCTGCCGCGCAAGGTGGAGAGCGTGGCGGCCGACACCCATCCGCGCCCCTCGCCGGTGGAGCAATTGGCGAAGATCCGCCCCGCCTTCGGCGGGCTGCAGACGGGCGGCAATTCCTCGGCCGTGGTGGATGGGGCGGCGGCGGCCATCATCGCCTCGGGCGCGGAGGTGAAGGGCCGCGCGCCGCTCGCCCGGCTGGTGGCGGCGACCGCGATCGGCTGCCCGCCCGAGATCATGGGCATCGGCCCCGTGCCCGCCATCCGCGCGCTGCTGGAGCGCACGGGGCTCACGCTCGACAAGATCGCGCTGGTGGAGATCAACGAGGCCTTCGGCGCCCAGGTCATGGCCTGCGCGCGGGAGCTGGAGCTGGATGAGGCGCGGCTGAACGTGAATGGCGGCGCCATCGCCATCGGCCATCCGCTCGCCGCGACGGGCGTGCGCCTCTGCGTGACCGTGGCGCGCGAGATGCGGCGGCGCGGTGCCCGCCATGGCATCGCCTCCGCCTGCATCGGTGGCGGGCAGGGCATCGCGCTGCTCCTGGAGAACCCCGATGGACATGGCTGA
- a CDS encoding feruloyl-CoA synthase: protein MSDVQGARDPFTATERPRLGPGPVSIERRADGCLMVTPQRSLGPYPRRLTESLEHWAAKDPDRTLIARRDPAAGGAWRRISYGQMLDAVRAVGQALLDRGASVERPVAILSANCLDQAVLTLAALHVGVLVAPISPSYALLAKDFAKLRHCLELVGPAIVFAEDGQRFADAIAAACPAEASLIVSRNPPERRPATLFAELLATTPGPAVEAAAEAMDPDAPAKILFTSGSTGMPKGVINTQRMICSNQQMLREAFPFLAEEPPVLLDWLPWHHTFGGNHNLGLVLYNGGALYMDDGRPTPGRYAESLRNLREIATHIHFNVPLGFSELVQALKEDATLRETFFSRLRMMFYSSAGLPQHIWDELDALALATRGERIPMITGLGATETAPFAICVREEFSESGAVGLPVPGVELKLAPVGDKMEARVRGPSITPGYWRNPAATAAAFDEEGWYRFGDALVPLDADDLHKGFRFDGRISEDFKLSTGTWVSVGPLRQRLIAALAPFVKDAVIAAPDRDMLTAILLPAPEAILSLVPDGQHPTTHPALRAILAERLRALAAEAGASSQRIARATLLMAPLSIEAGEITDKASINQRAVLARRAALVADLYAETPPAHVIIVGDPA, encoded by the coding sequence ATGTCCGACGTTCAGGGGGCAAGGGACCCGTTCACCGCGACTGAGCGGCCAAGGCTGGGGCCTGGGCCGGTCTCGATCGAGCGGCGCGCCGATGGCTGTCTCATGGTGACGCCCCAGCGCAGCCTCGGCCCCTATCCGCGCCGGTTGACCGAAAGCCTGGAGCACTGGGCAGCGAAGGACCCCGACCGCACGCTGATCGCCCGGCGCGACCCGGCCGCGGGCGGGGCCTGGCGACGCATCAGCTACGGCCAGATGCTCGATGCCGTGCGGGCGGTGGGGCAAGCGCTGCTCGACCGCGGCGCCTCGGTGGAGCGGCCCGTCGCCATCCTTTCGGCGAACTGCCTCGACCAGGCGGTGCTGACGCTGGCGGCGCTGCATGTGGGCGTGCTGGTCGCGCCCATCTCGCCCTCCTATGCGCTACTGGCCAAGGATTTCGCCAAGCTGCGCCACTGTCTGGAGCTGGTCGGGCCGGCCATCGTCTTCGCCGAGGATGGGCAGCGCTTCGCGGACGCCATCGCCGCCGCCTGTCCCGCCGAAGCGAGCCTCATCGTCTCGCGCAACCCGCCCGAGAGACGGCCCGCGACCCTTTTCGCGGAGCTGCTCGCCACCACGCCCGGCCCCGCGGTGGAGGCGGCCGCCGAGGCGATGGACCCGGATGCGCCCGCGAAAATCCTGTTCACCTCCGGCTCCACCGGCATGCCCAAGGGCGTGATCAACACCCAGCGCATGATCTGCTCCAACCAGCAGATGCTGCGCGAGGCCTTCCCCTTCCTCGCCGAGGAGCCGCCCGTGCTGCTGGACTGGCTGCCCTGGCACCACACCTTCGGCGGCAACCACAATCTGGGCCTCGTCCTCTACAATGGCGGCGCGCTCTACATGGATGACGGGCGGCCGACGCCCGGGCGCTACGCCGAATCGCTGCGGAACCTGCGCGAGATCGCAACGCACATCCACTTCAACGTGCCGCTCGGCTTCAGCGAACTCGTGCAGGCGCTGAAGGAGGATGCGACGCTGCGCGAGACCTTCTTCTCCCGCCTGCGGATGATGTTCTACTCCTCGGCCGGCCTGCCGCAGCACATCTGGGATGAGCTGGACGCGCTGGCGCTCGCCACGCGCGGCGAACGCATCCCGATGATCACCGGCCTGGGGGCGACGGAGACGGCGCCCTTCGCCATCTGCGTGCGGGAGGAATTCTCGGAATCCGGCGCGGTCGGCCTGCCCGTGCCGGGGGTGGAGCTCAAGCTCGCGCCCGTCGGCGACAAGATGGAGGCGCGGGTGCGCGGCCCCTCCATCACGCCTGGCTACTGGCGAAACCCCGCCGCGACGGCGGCCGCCTTCGACGAGGAGGGGTGGTACCGCTTCGGTGACGCGCTGGTGCCGCTCGACGCTGACGATCTGCACAAGGGCTTCCGCTTCGACGGCCGCATCAGCGAGGATTTCAAGCTCTCCACCGGCACCTGGGTCAGTGTCGGCCCGCTGCGCCAGCGCCTGATCGCCGCGTTGGCGCCCTTCGTGAAGGACGCGGTGATCGCGGCCCCCGACCGCGACATGCTGACGGCCATCCTGCTGCCCGCGCCCGAGGCCATCCTGTCCCTCGTGCCCGACGGCCAGCACCCCACGACCCACCCCGCCCTGCGCGCCATCCTGGCCGAGCGCCTGCGCGCTCTGGCGGCCGAGGCGGGCGCCAGCAGCCAGCGCATCGCCCGCGCCACGCTGCTGATGGCCCCCCTTTCCATCGAGGCCGGCGAGATCACCGACAAGGCCTCGATCAACCAGCGCGCGGTGCTGGCGCGCCGCGCCGCGCTGGTGGCGGATCTCTATGCCGAGACACCGCCCGCCCATGTCATCATCGTTGGAGACCCCGCATGA
- a CDS encoding MarR family winged helix-turn-helix transcriptional regulator, with product MSRTPSQDPTAPSAAVEEDDAPAAGSAAKGPLDDRLGFWLRLAQMTAFDMFNQAMSPLSLTPGRLGALLLIEAGTARRQTDLAEALRVKPPNMAVLLGGLEQEGLIRRVEDARNRRANILRLTPAGRALLRKAREREAALEAELASGLDATERAALITALRRIAERR from the coding sequence ATGTCACGAACGCCGAGCCAGGACCCGACCGCGCCTTCCGCCGCCGTCGAGGAAGATGACGCACCCGCCGCGGGGAGTGCCGCGAAGGGCCCCCTCGATGACCGGCTGGGCTTCTGGCTGCGCCTGGCGCAGATGACGGCCTTCGACATGTTCAACCAGGCCATGTCGCCGCTGAGCCTCACCCCGGGCCGCCTCGGCGCCCTGCTGCTGATCGAGGCGGGCACGGCGCGACGGCAGACCGACTTGGCGGAGGCACTGCGCGTGAAGCCGCCCAACATGGCCGTGCTGCTGGGTGGACTTGAGCAGGAGGGCCTGATCCGCCGCGTGGAGGATGCGCGCAACCGGCGCGCGAACATCCTGCGGCTGACGCCGGCTGGGCGGGCACTGTTGCGGAAGGCGCGCGAGCGCGAAGCGGCCCTGGAGGCGGAACTCGCCTCCGGCCTGGACGCGACGGAACGCGCCGCGCTGATCACGGCGCTGCGCCGGATTGCGGAGAGACGATGA
- a CDS encoding crotonase/enoyl-CoA hydratase family protein: protein MTQELVTLEMAGNVALLGLNRPAKRNAISDALLEALEARLAEAQRAARAIILHGHGPCFCAGLDLSEHRARTAEEVFHHSRGWHRVFRMLREGPVPAIAAVHGACVGGGLELAAACHIRVADATAVFALPEGTRGIFVGGGATVHVARLIGTARMTDMMLTGRTLDAASAERAGLVTYLEPAGEALSRAREVASKVAQAAPLTVAGVLHALPRIQDMSESDGLFVESLMAALAQTAPEAERRLAAFLDKRAPKAIQPLPSGD from the coding sequence ATGACGCAGGAGCTTGTCACCCTCGAAATGGCGGGGAATGTGGCGCTGCTCGGGCTGAACCGGCCCGCCAAGCGCAACGCCATCAGCGATGCGCTGCTGGAGGCCCTGGAAGCCCGCCTGGCCGAGGCGCAGCGGGCCGCGCGGGCCATCATCCTGCACGGGCATGGCCCCTGCTTCTGCGCCGGACTCGATTTGTCGGAGCATCGCGCCCGCACGGCGGAGGAGGTGTTCCACCACTCGCGCGGCTGGCACCGCGTCTTCCGCATGCTGCGCGAAGGCCCCGTCCCCGCCATCGCGGCCGTGCATGGGGCTTGCGTGGGCGGCGGGCTGGAACTGGCGGCCGCCTGCCATATCCGCGTGGCCGACGCGACCGCCGTCTTCGCGCTGCCCGAGGGCACACGCGGCATCTTCGTGGGCGGCGGTGCCACGGTGCATGTCGCGCGCCTCATCGGCACGGCGCGGATGACGGATATGATGCTGACGGGCCGCACGCTGGACGCCGCTTCGGCCGAACGCGCGGGCCTCGTCACCTATCTGGAGCCGGCCGGTGAGGCGCTGTCGCGCGCGCGCGAAGTGGCGTCCAAGGTGGCCCAGGCGGCGCCGCTGACCGTGGCCGGCGTGCTGCACGCCCTGCCCCGCATCCAGGACATGTCGGAATCCGACGGCCTCTTCGTGGAGAGCTTGATGGCGGCGCTGGCGCAGACCGCGCCCGAGGCGGAGCGACGGCTGGCCGCCTTCCTGGACAAGCGGGCCCCCAAGGCCATCCAACCCCTGCCTTCCGGAGACTGA